The Colias croceus chromosome 18, ilColCroc2.1 genome has a window encoding:
- the LOC123699519 gene encoding paired box protein Pax-1, protein MVREWCVCDMMLGGMDGKEYGALHAAAAAAGYAMETDPNANAMGSPMSGAGGQQYGEVNQLGGVFVNGRPLPNAVRLRIVELAQLGIRPCDISRQLRVSHGCVSKILARYHETGSILPGAIGGSKPRVTTPKVVSYIKQLKAKDPGIFAWEIRDRLLADGVCDKYNVPSVSSISRILRNKLGGALYPVPPLYPVPPQRCWPLHQPYDYYVYLQGRQHANAPHLAHPHQPAPHHAHAHAL, encoded by the exons ATGGTGCGCGAGTGGTGTGTGTGTGACATGATGCTGGGCGGCATGGATGGCAAGGAGTACGGCGCGCTGCACGCCGCAGCCGCCGCCGCGGGATACGCTATGGAGACTG ATCCAAATGCAAACGCAATGGGAAGCCCGATGTCGGGCGCGGGGGGCCAGCAGTACGGCGAGGTGAACCAGCTGGGCGGCGTGTTCGTGAACGGCCGCCCGCTTCCCAACGCCGTGCGCCTGCGGATCGTGGAGCTGGCTCAGCTAGGCATCAG GCCGTGTGACATCAGCCGACAGCTGCGCGTGTCTCACGGCTGCGTGTCCAAGATCCTGGCGCGCTACCACGAGACGGGATCCATCCTGCCTGGTGCTATTGGAGGCTCTAAACCCAGAGTCACTACGCCTAAG GTGGTGTCCTACATCAAGCAATTAAAAGCGAAGGACCCGGGCATCTTCGCGTGGGAGATCCGCGACCGGCTGCTGGCAGACGGCGTGTGCGACAAGTACAACGTGCCGTCCGTGTCCAGCATCAGCCGCATCCTGCGCAACAAGCTGGGCGGCGCGCTGTACCCCGTGCCGCCGCTCTACCCCGTGCCGCCGCAGCGCTGCTGGCCGCTGCACCAGCCCTACGATTACTATGTGTACTTGCAG GGCCGTCAGCACGCGAACGCGCCGCACCTGGCGCACCCGCACCAGCCCGCGCCGCACCACGCGCACGCACATGCACTTTGA